Within Lagopus muta isolate bLagMut1 chromosome 1, bLagMut1 primary, whole genome shotgun sequence, the genomic segment CCCCCATAAGCAGCCTGATCTGTATGGCAGGGCTcgctgtgctgggaggaggcagGATGTCAGCATTTGGCCGCCGGAGTTGGGCTCTACAGCCGATGGAacattttgcagctgctgctggagctcgGGGCCTGAGTGTCAGCGTGCTGAGTGCAGCCtcttcccagagctgctccagcacggCGACGTGTTCCCATCAGCTGTCAGCTCAGTGTGCTGCTTACAGCAGCTCAGAACATGTCCGCACTTGAGGACCAATCCAAAGCTAATCAAACGTAACTGGTCTTTAAATTGACTTAAATGAGCTGGAAACCAGATCTCTAGAGCAATTACCTCTTAGCTCACTTACCACCCCTGTGCTAAGGTAAACTTGGCTGTGCGAAGCGCATTTGCCCTGAAGCAGTGATCCATCAGCTTCAGAGCTACAGTGCTGCGAGACATATTTACAGTCTCGTGAGGCAGGAGACCCTGGAGAAATGGATGATCAAATGTACTGCATAAAGACATTCAGGAAGCCTTAATAAAACCTTCAGTGGGAGGTATTTGAGCTTGACAGTAGTCCTCAGATCAAACTAGTACTTGTCTAGTGTCACTTTATGGTATTTATTAAGATTAAAAGGGTTCTGAAACACTCAGTAGGGTTTGCTTTAGGTGCTGTGGGGTCCTGCCCAAAGCCTTGTGACTCTTGTGTCTCCAAGGGGCTCGCAGCACAAGAaagaggcagctctgctctaAGCCAGTTgctgctttcatagaatcacagaatggcttgggttagaagggaacTCAAGGATCAGTAAGTTCCAACAggcctgccacaggcagggctgccagccactagaccaAGTAGCAGATCAGtttgcccagggccccaaccAACTTGGCCTTAAGGCTTTCTGCAGCCTCTTCTCAACGTCAGGCTCCCTCCGGTGACTGCAGTGCATGAGGTGGACATCACAAACCTAAAGCACCAGTGAATGAATCAGactcccttccatcccaagctGACAGATCTTGACCCCATTTTCTGtctgagaaaagcagcaaaataccGGTGCAGACTGAAGGCAGTCCAACTGTAATGGCTTTGGATAATGGACTCCTGAGGCTTTATGGCTATTGGAGGGTTGGACTGGGTAACAGCTGTCAGAGTAAGCCCTGTTGACGGCTTCTGCTTGGTGGTTTGGCATCAGATGGGTTATTGGCTGCTCAGCAATCTGTCAAACCACTAATGCTGGCCCTTTGGTAGCGTTGCTGATTTCCAGCATGCAGAGTTGAGTTTCACCAGCTGAGTCTTTACTCTGCTTCCCTAGACCTGAAGAATGAAGGCTGAGCATCATATGCCTGCTAGAAGGCCTTAACAAAACCTGAAGTTGTTCACATTTCTCTGTGTCTTCTGCCTAAACAAAAATTGTCCTTCCTGCTCTTGGTACCATATCACTTGCTGCCTCATTATATGACATGCAAAGGGATTTCTTATGTTCTCAACATACAGTTAAGGCTTTACACTGATTTTACCATTGTAAAATGCAGAAGGGATCAGTTGAggagttggaatagatgatctttaaggatcaaaccattctatgattccatgattccctAAAATGATATACTGACTGCTGGTTGTTAGCAGGTCCTTCTTCACAAGGGCAAGCTCACTGCAGACATACAGGTGCAGGTTTTTCCACGTGGACCCACACCAGTTCTTGGGAAGAGGACAGTGATGTGGTGTCATCAAGGCATGGACTTCAGGAGAACgtctccctgcagcaccagcccacTGCACATAGGCATTCACTTCTGCAATCATTGGGGTGTCTAGAACAAGTGAGAACAGGATTTACCTCCTGAAAAAGCAGGGGAATCAAACCAAATGATACACTGACTATTCATACGTCTCTGCATTGTCTCCAGGACAGCCTGAGACATAAAAATTAGATTTACTTTGCAGACCCCTCTGAACTACCCAGGACAGGAGGTATCTAAGTGCCAGAgataacaaaataatgaaattccTGCATTATGTGCTTTCTCATCCAAACTTCTGTTCAATTTCctactgtttaaaaacagatacaaagtGTTAAGTGCTACTCAGATGGTTTTATTTCACACTTATGGCTATATAATACAAATTATAACATGTATTGttctaaaagcaaataaatgaaaaataacctgtttaaaaaaattgtagttcagaaaaaaaccaaaaaggcTCATCCTACAACACAGTAGTTAAATGATTTGCATCAACGTGACAATACTGTTCATTTTGACTTGTTGTTCTCAACAActtgtggaaaataaattttcagtaTTCTGTTTCAGTCATTTATGCTCTTTTATTTCAGTCAGATGAGATAATGAATGCACTGTGCCTTATGTTTCAATCCCTTTCTGCATTCTAATTCCCCTTTGCTAAAGAAAAAGTCTTACAATAGGTttagtgaggcagtggcacaggttgcccagagaggtggtggatgccccatccctggagacacccaaggtgaAGCTGGacggagctctgagcacctgatggagctgtaggtgtccctgttcattgcaggggagttggccCAGATGGCCattgggggtcccttccaactctaacagttctatgattcagtAATTCTAAAGTGGTCTGGTAAATTGCATGAGACCATAGAGATGGATTATGATTGCGTTTTATGAACTCCCAAGGGTATCTGTTCTAATCTTAAATTTAGTAAAATCTGCCTCATTTAAATCTAGACTTAACTATAGTTGCCAGCATTGTCTATGATTGCATTAGCATGCCCCATATGCTGTAGAAGTgtctctgcagagcaaagctgggGGCAGTGAAATGCAGCATCAACGCTGCCCATGCTGTGGGGGCTTACTTTGAAGTAGTCTTACTTGAAAGTAGTCAGGTTGCTGATcagctgttggagcacatccatCTGCTGGCTTGGTTTCACATTCTAGGTGTGTTCTGAAACTGAAGTGTAGCAATTGGTGACCATAGAGAGTTGCTTAAAAACATGCTGCTAATCCAAATCCAAGCTCTAATGAGGGCACACCCGATGAAGTCCAATTCCTTATcacttcattatttctgttacCATGTTCTCAGGCACTGACCATCACAAGATGAGAAAGACTTACCCTTGAGGAGTACAGCTAGCTAAAAGAACGTGCTTGATCATTCAGGATCCAGAGAGCTTTTCAGAACACTCTGCAGTGAGGTCccaaaaactgctgaaaaaggaAGCTGTGTTCTTCtctacatttttcatttgattgttGGCTGGCTGTGCTCAAACAACTCAACTCAGCTAGTAGAAACAGCTGCAACTACAGTTACTGCAGTGCCGTTTTGACagttggcagcagcagcaagttgGCTATTACTGTACAAAACTCATCCCatactttttcacttttcaaagcAGCAGATTTCAGCTGCCCTGACCATCCTCACCATCTCCGCTCTCGCCGTCAACAAAGAACGGAGACCTGATTTTCATGGCCGAGAATTTGAGCGAGTACCACATCCCGTGCCACGTAGCCCAAACAATGCCGTCGTCATGGGATCCGCTGTACCTCCCTGTTGTGTAGAAATGTCCATTGAGATTTACAGCGTGGCACCTTGGAACAATAATGTaggggagggaaaaaggagATCGTGTTGAGCCTGGGAAGACGTTGCGTTGTTATAACAAGGTACAACTTTCACACAACAGACGTTTGGAAATACCATGGGTGGGATTCATTGACAGGTTCAGACACTGGACACACCTGTGATAAACTAGATGTCTGATATCCTACTGCTACCTATGGAGAACTGGTTAATGCAGTCAGTGGAGCCAAGAGAAGTATGCGGGTCATCCTAAAGTAAACAACAACTCTGGTCAGATAACACAACCTGCTGGCTGCTTTGAATGTACTGACCAGGGACGTGATTCATTTCCCTGAACGCAGAGAGGTCTGTGGTATGCTTCAGCTCAAGTGTGGGTAACTATGTATTAACACCTAAAAATGCAGATGTCTTTGAATCTAGGTATTGATGCACACTTTTGTAGCCCCACTGACTTCAAATTGTATGCAATGGGGGCTTAGACTAAACAAAGAAGAGGTTTGTCCTGTGCCAAAGTGTAGGAAAACTCCCGATGGTGGGATGTCTATGCTCCTGAGGCTGGTGAACTCTATCTGCTTTTTGTGGGCATACCCAAATGGAAAACATATCACCAGGAAAAGTAAGGAGCAGCATGTCCCCCTTTACAAGTGccataaaaatacttttgcaTTCTTCCTCTTGCAGTGTCTAtgactattttctttcttaggaTATAACCCAAAGCACTTCCAAGGAATTTTCAGTCAGGCTCTTCTTCCAAGTCATTCCCCCTGTACTTTTATTCTGGcctattttcttaaaatgaatgCAACTGACCTGCTTGGCTTCATAACAAAAGTAGCAGATTGTTTTCCTGTTGGTATGAACATGTCAGATTTAGCTGTGAGAGGTGGCGTGTGCCAACAGCAACCTCCATCTGctgcaaggcaggcaggtacTCTTGGCAGAACTGCCACCCACACCCTGTTCGTACTCCCAAAGGCTGAGTAGAATCAACTGTTTTCCATACCTGTTAAACCACCAACCACCACTGCTTTCCAATGCACAGTTGCCTGCCAGGAATCGATCGTGATCCTCGTCAGATGTGGTGAACTGCATTCCTCTGTGAGAGGCTGACCACTGATCTTCAAAACTGCTTCCACCAGACAGAGCGTCACCAGCATTACCAGAGTAGGTGCCAAACCACAACCTGTAGTTGTCCTGCAACGGGATGTGAAATGTGTCTTTGATATCAGCTCTTATTTTTGAGATATCAAATTTTCTCCATTGTATCCCCTGTCAAATAAGTGGCTGTTGAAGCCACAGGTGACTTTTGGCTTTATGATTTACAGAATATCAGAATGGTTGAGGTAGAAAGAGGCATCTGGAGACCATCTGGTCCCTGCTCAAGCACGCTCCCTATGGCATGTTATGTGTGTCCACACAGCTTCCGAATATCTTTAGGTAAGGAGACCCCACATACATTCTGGGCAACTTGTACCAGTGCTCTGTCAGCCATGCAGTAAGAAGTTTTTCCTTGTGTACTGATGGAGCTTCCCATGTTTCAGTTTCTGTCCACTGCCTCTCGTTCTATCGCTAGGAACAACTGACAAGAGTTCACCCCATCCTCCTGGCACCCTCCTTCCAGGTATTTATACATATGGATTAGTTCCCTCCCGAGCCCTCTCTCCTCTAAGCTGAGCAggcccagctcccccagccttGCCTCATATGAGCAGTGTTCCAGTCTCTTCATCATTTTAGTAGCCCTTCTATTATACTAGCATTGACACAAAGGGCTTCAGGTTTTATTGATTGCCATGAATCATTTGACACACTATGCAACAAGCTGGAAAGCTCTGCCTGGCTCATTGGTCACAACACCTGTTGCAGGAAACTGTGCCAAGCAGATGTTTTCATAAACTGGTCATGGTTCAACTACAACAAGTCCTGTAGCATTTTCTCTCCTCTAAGACCTACAAGTCATCTGATTTTTAGTTTAACAGACCTGTCCTCTTAAGAATTCTTGATAGAACTGTCTGTGTGCAGCTAACATTTCTGAGAAACATTTGATATGAGGTGGATGATTACTTCTGTGATGTGGAATTTTCCTCATATCACATTCCAATTctatttatggggaaaaaaaaaggagaatggttattttcaaaacttttcaTAAGTAAGCTCTAATTGCAAATGAAACGCAGTGCATGCATTTCTGGAGCAGTGATGGAGGTGGGACTAGAACTGGTCCACGCAGGGTATGTGGGGTACTTACACATGGGGTTCAGAGGTGCAGCCCCTGCACTCAGTAGTTTGCTGTCTACAGATAGAATGCAAACATGGAAGTACATGAAAGATCTGCTTGTCTCTTTCTCTGCCTGTGGCACTTAGTAGAGGATTGATGCTGAAGGCTGACGCTGTGTGGATAAAACAAGAAGTCATTGCTCTCCCCATTTCTTACCTGTTCACTGGTGAGCTGGAAGTTTTCATACACTGCGTAACGTCGTTCCCCATGCCAGTCCATCAGGTCAATCTTTAATGAGCTCTCTCCTAAGCACAAAGTGGGCTCCTGTTAGAGGAACTATCTCAGGTGAATTGGAAAAATCAGCAGAGGGAGAATACTTGCACCTCTAGCAAGCAGGTCATAGATGTGGTCGTTGCCCAGCCAGTATTCATCATTCTTGCCCTGGAACTTCCCAAATCCCAGTTTGTAATCATTCCACTTCCTGCAGTAGATACAAATATGAATTTCAGCATATGGGGGCAACAAGTGTCACTTGGTGATACTTGCAGTCTCATAGATATAACAGTCTTGGATGAATAAAGTGATATAGTGAAGAAtctgaaaatgagcaaaagcTGCATACAAAAGCTTCTGGATGAAGCTGGAAGGAAGATATCTGGATCTGCTTTGTGTTCCTGTTCCACTTAAACCTATTTTTAATTCACTGACCACtctcacttctgtttctttgcgAAGTCACTGCTTGTGGCAACTTGTCCTTTAAGGATACAtacttatttttccccagaatcCTGTAGCTTTGTTGTTCTTAAGATAAATCTTATGTTATTACATTCTTCTAATCATTTCAGTAACTTAAAACCTCctgttatttctgtgctgtctttGATATTCACATATACTTCCTGTGTACTgatatttctaatttaattaaCCCTGCCTTTATTCCCTCTCTCAGGTTGTTTGTGGGGATTTCAAATCTGCCTGACCTACTTACTTGTCAGTGCTACTcctcaaaatgtttttcactctGCTAAAAGTTGAATCACTATGGCTAGATAGCTACCCTCCTCTGGGTAGGCTAGCTTAGAGCCAGTTGATGTAGCTTTACAATGGGTTGCACTTGATTTAAGAGACATTAGACATGCCCTAAAACTCTGTGAGCTATAATTAATCTTCATGGggacatttttttccaggtaaAAAGCTTTTTCCATAAGGGTCATCAAACACAGGAACAGGGTAAGGGGCATTTGGATAGTCCTGCTCCTAATGCACTTTGACTCTTGGTTAGCCCTGAGGTGGCCAGGCAGCTGGATGATCTTTATaggccccttccaactgaactgcTTCATACAAACATGCATGCACATACACTCTCAAATGCAGACGACCATGGAACAGGTATTATAAATCCATCTTCAAAGTGGCCTCCTGTTACCAATATATACCCACACATTGCCCTAATGCAAAGAGTTACCATCATTATTATCTTGCATATCCTGCTTCCCAATCCTTGGGTCCTGCCACCCGTTGGGCGCTGGGGGTCTCACTGAAGGTTCTGTTGGTGGCACCTCAAGGCACCTACCTGTTGAAATTCTCTCTGCCGTTACTCCGCCGCTGAATTACAGTCCACCCACCACCATCAGACATGTCACAGTACACCAGGAAAGGCTCTTGGTCTGCCCTGGGCCTGACTCGATAGTAGCCACTTCTGGTCTTCTTCCTGTTATACACTGCAGAACAATCTGGGCAGAATGGAATCAGTTTGTTACATGAGGGAACGCAAGGGGGTGCGTGCAGCTGAGAGAGGGGATCACTGAGAGAAATAGGACATGGAACCTTGGCTGGCTCTGCAAGGCCTGCAGAGACAAAGCAGACAGGTCAGAAAGGTGTTAGCAATGCTGACTTTCCGAGCAGGGCTTTGGAGCCTTGGGAGTCATTCCCAAATATGCAGTGAGAAGGGGACAGGTGCAGCTCAGGTGGGGCTACAGCACATGGAAtgtgggagcagggctggctctgTCAGCAGGTACCGTGCAGAGACCAGGGAATGGCGTGGGCAGCTGGCTGGGCCCAGCTGTTGTGCATACTTCAGACTCCCAGAACAATACAGATCTAGCATCACTGCAAGTGGTATTAAATTTCCACGTGGAAACTTAACCTCAGCTGTACTTTGAACTGGATAAAGGCCTAAAATTTCTAAAGCTAGAGGTGAGTTTGTGTGACCGCCTCCAGCAGGGATTCATACTTTTAGAGTAAAGCCCATCAGGGATGAAATCACGGCCACAGTCCATGATTCAAGTTATGACAGCATTATCAAAGTGACAGCAAGAGGCAGAGCATGCCTGTGCATTACCATGCAACAGAACAGGAATGCTGGTTTCTTTCAGACAGGTTGCAGTGCCTGCATCCCAtcttctcctgcagcacatGTCTAAAGCAGGTCTGATGGAAAAGAGCTGCACcatgctttttcctttgcacCAGAGTCTGTGGGTGAAAACCTAGCTGCAGATAGCTGGGTGGTAGCTGGGTGCTGGCTGCCTAAAGCTGGGCCAGGTGAATCCTGCCCCAGGGAAGCCTCCTGGCACCAAGGTCACAGCTTGCCCTTCTCCTTCCACGTACCTGACTGCGTGTTAAAACACATTCCACTTGAACATTTTTTAGCAGGAATAAAATGTGATACAAGGGACACTGCAGGAAGAACTAAACTTTTTTGCAAGCTGACATTTCCACACAGACTAATGCAAAATGTACCTTGGTCATAGACTATCAAATTTCCACTGGTTGTGGGTAAAGGAGTCTCAAGCTGTATGCTCCCATTGCCTGAGAAGAGCCCACTTTTTGTCCTATGATAACTGTTCTCCAGGATgtccttcagctgcagttcataTAAGTAAAGCAGATCTTGAAGATGTTTTAACCTTTGCCTCAATTTACTGTTGTCTAGGAAACAAATATCATTTTcctgtgggggggaaaaaataaatgaaaagaaagaacaagaaacacACTTCAATCAGTGATAGGAACAGAGGGGCAGAGAGGGAATGAGTGCGTGTCTCCTCTTGACCTTAGCACATTGCTCTGCCTCTATGGATcaagatgattctatgatagcaGTCCCTCTCTAAGAAGTGTGAGTCCTGCAGCATGGGCTGTTGAGTTGAACCCAATGAAAAGTGATTTCTTGCAATGGTCTTTCCACTATCTGAGCATTGCAGAATATCATCAGATATGTGGAAAATTACTTTGGACAAAAGTCATTCAGCTCATTTAAGGAAATCAAAGGGAATTTTGCAGACTATGAAACTGCTCAGGGTAATAAGAGCAGAAAATCCTTGCTCTTGCACTGCAGCCAGACTAAACCAGTGAGGTACAAAAACATCTTGTAAAACTGGAAGATGAAAGAGCTGAAAAGCAGTGGGCCTACTGGGATAAGTGGAGTAACTTCAGAGCTGCATTAATATAATCAAGACCAGAATCAGCCCGCTGTGGCTGGGACTTTCAGCAGTCTGTGGCTGATGTTACTCCATTAGTTACATCAACAGAACAGAGCAAATTATCTTCCAAGAAAAGGTGTGCATAAGAACCGGCTGCTGGTTTTGCTCTGAGCAAGCTGGTTGGAGCAACACCAGAGCAGGCCCAATTCTAGGCATGAGAGAAACAAGCAGGACAGCAGATTGCCTTGTGTGCCAACACATGGTTGCCCAGCtgcctgcttcttttcctccacttgtttgttttcccctgcaGAGGAGTGTTGCCAGGTTGGAGCCACACAGGAACTTGCTGCAGACAGCTCTGGGCTCACCTCTGCCAAACTCTGTACCTCTTTGGGCTGGCCCAAGAGTAATTTGCTCATCAGATGAAAACGGATTGCTTCAGACTATGTCTAGCTCCTCTTTCCCTGCTTCTTAAATTGCAATGAATAAAAAGAAGACAGTTTTCCCTGAGGAAATGGAATGGAGTATTTCTTTGCTGGCcgtaaaatctttttttttttcccatcttttttttcttttttcccttgaaagggcttttttgttgttgcttgcaATTCTTAGCAATGTCAGTCCAGCCATGTGGAGGGTTGCACAGCCCCTAATGCTGTGAAACTCTTGTTATCAGCAGCAGGAGTAACCTTCACTTAGTCGTAAGCTCCTGCAGTCCCACGTTGTCTGCAGGGGACACCCATCCCTATGTGACTGGAAATGATAACCACTGGCATATCACAGAGAGGCTGTACAGACACTGGTTGAGGCATACGCACCGAAAACCTGGGTGCAGATGAGCCAAAGTTGaccagaaggagcagcagccaccagGACATCAACACACTCATCTCTTATCACCTGAAAAGAAGCATTGACAGACTGCACTGTTTCTCTCTCAGCTTACCCCTTCACCCCTACATCACAATCACATTTAACTCCCCAGTAAATGCTGCAGGAATGGATATGTTttcacagagagtggtgagcactggcacaggctgcccaggcaaagtggagtcactgtccttgaaggtgttcaggaaccgtgtagatgtggcactgagggacaggatcagtgggcatgatgggatgggttggtggttggactaggtggtcttagtggtctttttcaaccttaacaattctgtaattctattcTATTTGTTAAGGAGGTAACTTGAAGCCACAGACAGGAAAGAATGGGAGAAAAGGTGCATGCAAGGGAGAAGCTGAAACATCAGTGCAGTGTGCTGACATGGAGGCCGAGGGTTTGATCCAAGCTTCTGCTGCACTGGAGGAACAAACCCCCCATGTgatgctccagcagctctgccccctCTCTCTGGTGCTCACACACATGGGAAGTTACTCAGCATCTCACCAGAGTGCTCCTTGTCAGAATAGATTATCAAAACTAAATAGTCCCCATGCAGTCCTTTCTCCCCACAGATAACAGGAATTTTGCCTCCTGGTTCAGTGAGCATATGGATTTTCCCTTCTGAGCTCCACAGAGCTGTCTATTAGTAGGGGAGCTGCAGAGTGAGCACAGATAAGGCACAGGATGGTTTTCAGTggagttttcagtttttcagtggggaagtgggaaaaaaaacctctgttgctgttctttgcCCCAGCACACAGACAGGGCTTTGGGCTGAGGCTCAGCtataaaaaaacacataaacaaCCACCACTGGGAACATGCAGCTGAGTGCAAGCAAACAGTACAGATTGTTCATAGTGTGCCTGCGTGGTgcacttaaaaaacaaaaaacaaaacaatcgtaaaagaataaaacaaaatctgagaAATGGGATAAAGCAACTCCCCCTCTTCATATCTGGAAGTGCTGCAAAAAAGTTGGCTCCCCAGATCTGCACTCCCAAGACTtgctttgcttcagctgcaacTCTAGCAGCATCGCTGCAGCAGCTGCATATAGAGCTGGCAAAGCTGCTGTGACAGGGGAGCTGCCTGGAAGCAGGGCCAAGGCAAACCAAGAGAACTGCCCTGTGGAAGTCACTGATAAGAGACATGCAGGTGTGAGCTCTGGCACATGGCATTTTTTCAGATGACAGAGAAAAGAGTTCAGAGTTATAGAATGGTTCCCCCTGAGCCCAGGATTGCTGGTACTTCTCCTTCCCGTTGCCCTGCAGCATGCTGACAttctggcactgaggtcaggaTCAGGCCCAGTGCAGAGAATGAGGGTGGAAGCAAAAAGGTAACAGGAAGGATGGATTGGAGCAATGACTCCTGAAAAATAGGTAGTGAAGTctggagtggaaaaaaaagtgattttggCTATGCCTTTATCAACATATATTAAATCCACATACCTGCAACTCGCCTTTCCTTCAGACCTCCTCCTGATACGAATATCTCTCTTGAAAGTCAACTGCAAAATAAAGTGATCATAATCCTGGCTTTCTTTCTAAAGGCTGAGTAGATTTTCCTTTCCAGATGGCCCACATCAAGGGCTCAGGAAAATGCTTCACTGCAACAGGCAGCTGCACACAAAACACGTGCAGTTTTACACTAACCCTGATGTATCTGTTGTTACCCAATACTGCTCTTACCCTGCTGCCTCACATAGAATAAGGAACAGTTATGTGGTGCTCTCCAGATGAGAGTGACTGTGCTGGTTGTGCACCATTACCCACCTTATCTGACCATGGAGCTCAAACAAGACTGACTTGCTGAAGTGTGTATATGAATCACTCAGACTAATGCTCCCCGTGGGAGTTTTATCTCATATTTAATACGGCCAGGCTCATTTCAGTAAGCCCCGCAAGGTGGAACGAATGCAGCTTTTGTGGTTGGGTGTTTCTTTAGCTGTTTGATCTGGTTTATATGTAAAAAGCACAGTGCAGCCGTAACGCCGAAAGAGCTGAAAGTTTGAACCAAGAGGTGAATGCAGGGGTGTTGAGCAAGATTTGATACTCAGCTGAAATCTCAGAGGGTTTACAGTTGTGTAACTCCTCGGAGCTGGATGATGGGATTTGCTAGTTAACACAAACAAGGACATttgtggaagagagaaaaaagcaaacagatgagTGCATCCAGTTGCATTATGGCCAAGGAATTACAGATTATTTCAAATATAATAGCAGGAATGCTCCATTTTACAGGGCTGAGGTCAGAGGAGGGGCTGTGGAGCCAAAAGACAAGGTATATAAGTGAGCCCTTCATAAACTTTTCTATTACTCTTCACTAAACAGGACTTTACAGCTCttacaaagcacagcagtgatgtttatttcttaaaaattcaaTTTGTCTTCTTCATCAGGAACTGCTGACCCATCTCATC encodes:
- the LOC125702111 gene encoding fibrinogen-like protein 1, with amino-acid sequence MSVLMSWWLLLLLVNFGSSAPRFSENDICFLDNSKLRQRLKHLQDLLYLYELQLKDILENSYHRTKSGLFSGNGSIQLETPLPTTSGNLIVYDQDCSAVYNRKKTRSGYYRVRPRADQEPFLVYCDMSDGGGWTVIQRRSNGRENFNRKWNDYKLGFGKFQGKNDEYWLGNDHIYDLLARGESSLKIDLMDWHGERRYAVYENFQLTSEQDNYRLWFGTYSGNAGDALSGGSSFEDQWSASHRGMQFTTSDEDHDRFLAGNCALESSGGWWFNRCHAVNLNGHFYTTGRYSGSHDDGIVWATWHGMWYSLKFSAMKIRSPFFVDGESGDGEDGQGS